One Hippoglossus hippoglossus isolate fHipHip1 chromosome 13, fHipHip1.pri, whole genome shotgun sequence genomic window carries:
- the LOC117773098 gene encoding LOW QUALITY PROTEIN: extracellular calcium-sensing receptor-like (The sequence of the model RefSeq protein was modified relative to this genomic sequence to represent the inferred CDS: inserted 1 base in 1 codon; deleted 1 base in 1 codon) — MFTVEEINRDTKLLPGLSLGYRLYNGCGSENLIRAAVEAVNGEDSKGCADQIQALLGHSSSGVSKDINIILSPLSIPKVLEHIKYMNFTTQSGAKVFFDENGDSVAQYDLVNWQIKDDGSVEIVNIGQFDTSLPELQKFKLKDNTRIVWGGNSIEVPRSVCREPCPPGTRKAIKKHKPVCCFDCFECPEGTISNETNSPDCLICPPAFWANEKKDQCLPKPTEYLSYNEIMGALLTGFGCVVIFLSLLTSIIFRTHKETPIVKANNSELSFLLLFSLTLCFLCSLTFIGRPSEWSCMLRHTAFGITFVLCISCVLGKTIVVLMAFRATLPGRNMMKWFGPAQQRLSVLSFTLVQVVICVLLAHNQPSIPRMNMIYYKDKIILECALGSAVGFWAVSGLHRTSALLCFILAFFARKLPDSFNEAKLITFSMFDILCXVWITFIPAYVSSPGKFTVAVEIFAILASSFALLTCIFVPKCYIILFRPEQNSKRHLMGKIPPRTL, encoded by the exons ATGTTTACAGTGGAGGAGATCAACAGAGATACTAAGCTCCTTCCTGGATTGAGTCTGGGCTACAGGCTGTACAATGGTTGTGGGAGTGAGAATCTGATTCGAGCAGCAGTGGAAGCCGTAAACGGAGAGGACTCAAAGGGCTGCGCTGATCAGATACAGGCTCTCCTGGGCCATTCCTCCTCCGGAGTGAGTAAAGACATAAACATCATACTCAGCCCGCTATCCATTCCAAAG GTGTTGGAGCACATTAAGTACATGAACTTCACAACACAGAGTGGGGCCAAGGTTTTCTTTGATGAAAACGGAGACTCAGTTGCCCAGTATGACTTAGTTAACTGGCAAATAAAAGACGACGGCTCTGTTGAGATCGTAAACATCGGTCAATTTGACACGTCTCTGCCAGAGTTGCAgaaattcaaactaaaagacaacACCAGGATAGTTTGGGGAGGAAACAGTATCGAG GTGCCGAGGTCTGTTTGCAGAGAGCCGTGTCCCCCAGGGACTCGAAAGGCGATAAAGAAGCATAAACCTGTGTGCTGCTTCGACTGCTTTGAGTGCCCCGAGGGGACAATTAGTAATGAGACaa ATTCTCCCGACTGTTTGATCTGTCCACCTGCATTTTGGGcgaatgaaaagaaagaccagTGTCTCCCGAAGCCGACTGAGTACCTCTCCTACAACGAGATCATGGGGGCACTTTTAACTGGATTTGGTTGTGTGGTCATATTTTTATCTCTACTGACATCAATAATTTTTCGGACTCATAAAGAGACTCCCATTGTTAAAGCCAACAACTCTgagctgagcttcctgctgctcttctccctgacGCTGTGCTTCCTGTGCTCCCTGACCTTCATCGGCCGGCCCTCTGAGTGGTCCTGCATGCTGCGGCACACTGCGTTCGGCATCACCttcgtcctctgcatctcttgtGTCCTCGGGAAAACTATAGTGGTGTTAATGGCCTTCAGGGCGACACTTCCAGgcagaaatatgatgaaatggtTCGGTCCTGCCCAGCAGAGGCTCAGTGTTCTGAGTTTCACCCTGGTTCAGGTTGTAATTTGTGTACTTTTGGCTCACAACCAACCCTCCATTCCAAGGATGAACATGATATACTATAAAGATAAGATCATCTTAGAGTGCGCTCTGGGGTCAGCTGTCGGGTTCTGGGCTGTGTCTGGGTTACATCGGACTTCTgctctcttgtgttttattcttgcTTTTTTTGCCAGGAAGCTGCCAGACAGCTTTAATGAGGCCAAACTGATCACCTTCAGCATGTTTGATATTCTGT ACGTCTGGATCACATTCATCCCAGCATATGTCAGCTCTCCTGGGAAG ttcactgtggctgtggagataTTTGCTATTCTGGCCTCCAGCTTTGCCTTGCTGACATGCATTTTTGTTCCAAAATGCTACATTATCTTATTCAGGCCAGAACAAAACTCAAAGAGACATTTGATGGGAAAAATACCGCCAAGGACACTTTGA